The following proteins come from a genomic window of Edaphobacter sp. 4G125:
- a CDS encoding ABC transporter ATP-binding protein, producing MAEVSAIITVEGLHKSIRNGARTVDILKGISFTVPKGQFVAVMGSSGSGKSTLLGLLAGLDTPSSGEVKLAGTAISYLPEDKLARVRGRTVGFVFQSYQLVPTLTALENVLLPYELNAESSSAAEGQQRARELLTNVGLNDRMDHYPVQLSGGEQQRVALARAFILRPPIVLADEPTGNLDTTNGAHILELLLNLNRTEGTTLVLVTHDPVLASYADRRIVLRDGTVILDEVQQPVEFTVNR from the coding sequence ATGGCGGAAGTATCAGCAATCATTACGGTGGAAGGTCTGCACAAGTCGATTCGGAATGGCGCCAGGACAGTCGATATTCTCAAAGGGATCAGCTTTACCGTTCCCAAGGGACAATTCGTCGCGGTGATGGGATCGTCAGGCAGCGGGAAATCAACATTGTTGGGCTTACTGGCTGGTCTGGATACACCAAGCTCTGGTGAAGTAAAGCTGGCTGGAACGGCAATCTCGTACCTTCCTGAAGATAAACTGGCCAGAGTTCGAGGGCGAACCGTCGGATTTGTATTCCAGTCTTACCAGCTGGTTCCTACACTGACAGCGCTGGAAAATGTCCTTTTACCGTATGAGCTGAATGCGGAGAGTTCCAGTGCAGCTGAAGGTCAGCAGAGAGCGCGAGAGCTGCTGACAAATGTTGGCTTGAACGATCGGATGGATCACTATCCCGTCCAGCTCTCTGGTGGAGAACAGCAGCGGGTCGCATTGGCGAGGGCTTTTATCCTGCGCCCTCCCATCGTGCTGGCTGATGAGCCGACCGGCAATCTCGATACAACGAATGGCGCCCATATCCTGGAGCTCCTGCTGAACCTGAACCGCACCGAAGGAACAACACTTGTGCTGGTGACTCACGATCCAGTGCTGGCGAGCTATGCAGACCGGCGCATCGTGCTTCGCGATGGAACCGTGATCTTAGATGAGGTTCAGCAGCCCGTAGAGTTTACGGTGAATCGATAA
- a CDS encoding arylesterase yields MRRVAIVPILAVTLVYFSGCRSTSTPTMNLQEQPKAEPSSPSVGSNHVELKVEADSRPRIVCFGDSLTAGYGTEMGQSYPDFLQTDLDRQGYSYRIVNAGISGNTTKDGLERVARIAAMKPAIVVVEFGGNDGLRGLRIEDTRANLDKILSTLTESGTRVVLAGITLPPDYGQDYIHQFNQTYNLLAKKYRVPMLPFLLKGVFGVDGMMQSDRTHATAAGNKVVAQNVLGLIQPLLKKEPATPSRQ; encoded by the coding sequence ATGCGGCGAGTCGCAATTGTTCCTATACTAGCGGTAACTCTGGTCTATTTTTCCGGTTGCCGGTCCACTTCTACTCCGACAATGAATTTGCAGGAGCAGCCAAAGGCTGAGCCTTCCTCTCCATCAGTAGGTTCTAACCACGTAGAGCTTAAGGTCGAGGCAGATTCCCGGCCACGCATTGTCTGCTTTGGCGACAGCCTAACGGCCGGTTATGGCACCGAGATGGGGCAATCCTACCCGGATTTTCTACAGACCGACCTCGATCGCCAGGGATATAGCTATCGCATTGTGAATGCCGGGATCAGCGGCAACACCACCAAAGATGGGCTTGAACGCGTCGCCCGAATCGCTGCCATGAAACCGGCCATCGTGGTCGTGGAGTTCGGCGGAAACGACGGCCTGCGAGGGCTGCGCATCGAAGACACAAGAGCCAACCTGGATAAGATCCTCTCCACTCTGACTGAAAGTGGTACTCGCGTCGTGCTGGCAGGAATTACATTGCCGCCGGACTATGGGCAGGATTACATCCACCAGTTCAACCAGACCTACAACCTACTGGCGAAGAAATACCGGGTTCCCATGCTTCCCTTCCTGCTCAAGGGAGTCTTTGGCGTTGACGGCATGATGCAGTCTGATCGAACGCACGCGACTGCCGCAGGCAACAAGGTCGTCGCCCAGAATGTCCTGGGATTGATTCAGCCTCTACTAAAGAAGGAACCCGCTACCCCATCACGACAATAG
- a CDS encoding 6-pyruvoyl trahydropterin synthase family protein, which translates to MIFLTRKAEFSAAHFYWVEDWTEEKNHRIFGKCANRNGHGHNYTIEVTVAGEVDPVTGFVVDLKQLKDILEREVISVYDHRHLNLEVPEFRSSLPTTENIAIAIWKRLEDKIPNAKLHRIRVYEMPDLFADFYGEQG; encoded by the coding sequence ATGATCTTTCTTACTCGAAAGGCCGAGTTTTCTGCCGCGCACTTCTACTGGGTTGAGGATTGGACCGAGGAGAAGAACCATAGAATCTTCGGGAAGTGCGCCAATCGCAATGGACACGGCCATAACTATACGATTGAAGTGACGGTTGCGGGCGAGGTCGACCCGGTCACCGGGTTTGTCGTGGATCTAAAGCAGCTGAAGGACATCCTTGAGCGCGAGGTGATCAGTGTCTACGACCATCGTCATCTGAATCTGGAGGTCCCGGAGTTCCGGTCAAGTTTGCCAACGACGGAGAACATCGCTATTGCGATCTGGAAAAGGCTTGAAGACAAGATTCCAAATGCAAAGCTGCATCGCATTCGTGTCTATGAAATGCCCGATCTCTTCGCAGATTTTTATGGGGAGCAGGGATGA
- a CDS encoding 6-carboxytetrahydropterin synthase produces the protein MKAYLSRRYHFSASHRLHTEAYDDARNREIYGKCNNPHGHGHNYIVQVTFSGQVDPVTGMIFDLAELDAFAQTSLIDRFAHTNLNALDCFANHVSTTENLSIEVHRIFAGFPAAHLEKVHIEETSNNSFEYAGDAKLLRGTL, from the coding sequence ATGAAGGCTTATCTCTCACGCCGCTATCACTTCAGCGCCTCGCACCGGTTACATACGGAGGCTTATGATGATGCGCGCAATCGGGAGATTTACGGTAAGTGCAACAATCCACATGGACATGGACATAATTACATTGTCCAGGTGACCTTCAGCGGTCAGGTCGATCCGGTTACAGGAATGATCTTTGATCTTGCCGAACTGGATGCCTTTGCTCAGACGAGTCTGATTGACCGCTTTGCTCATACCAATCTGAATGCGCTGGATTGTTTTGCGAATCATGTTTCCACTACGGAGAATCTATCTATAGAAGTCCATCGGATCTTTGCAGGATTTCCTGCCGCTCATCTTGAGAAGGTGCATATCGAAGAGACAAGCAACAATTCCTTCGAATATGCGGGCGATGCAAAGCTTCTCCGTGGAACTCTCTAA
- the folE gene encoding GTP cyclohydrolase I FolE, producing MASTKNVFEATSLSEFSTQDLYREILSRIGEDPNRDGLIRTPERMEKAMAFLTRGYSKNITDVLHEALFDVDYDEMVIVKDIEFFSMCEHHLLPFFGKAHVAYVPNGKVIGLSKIPRLVDVFARRLQVQERLTREIGDAITEAINPQGVAVIMEAQHLCMMMRGVEKQHSLTVTSAMLGVFKTQLQTRNEFLSLVRRNGSF from the coding sequence ATGGCCAGTACAAAGAACGTATTTGAAGCAACCTCTCTTTCCGAGTTTTCTACGCAGGACCTTTATCGGGAGATACTCTCGCGCATTGGCGAGGACCCGAACCGTGATGGTCTTATCCGCACACCGGAGCGGATGGAGAAGGCAATGGCCTTTCTTACCCGCGGTTACAGCAAGAACATTACCGATGTGCTGCACGAGGCATTGTTCGACGTCGATTATGACGAGATGGTGATCGTGAAGGATATCGAGTTCTTTTCCATGTGTGAACATCACTTGTTGCCCTTTTTTGGGAAGGCACACGTTGCTTATGTTCCAAATGGCAAGGTGATTGGGTTGAGTAAGATTCCACGCCTGGTGGACGTCTTTGCTCGCAGGTTGCAGGTGCAGGAGCGGCTGACACGTGAAATTGGCGATGCGATTACGGAGGCGATTAATCCTCAGGGAGTCGCAGTGATTATGGAGGCCCAACACCTGTGCATGATGATGCGCGGCGTGGAAAAGCAGCATTCGCTGACTGTGACCTCTGCCATGCTTGGCGTCTTTAAGACGCAGCTCCAGACGCGAAATGAGTTCCTTTCTCTGGTCCGGAGAAATGGCAGCTTTTAG
- the truB gene encoding tRNA pseudouridine(55) synthase TruB produces the protein MNGLLVVDKPAGMTSHDVVAIVRRATGERSIGHLGTLDPMATGVLPLLMGKYTRLAQFFGSSEKCYEGRIRFGYATDTFDAEGTPTSPSKPLLMSLEQIRKLTEQFHGEIDQVPPIYSAKKIQGVPAHKLARAGMDVPVKSARITIHGFQLRSLQGEEVDFFIHVSAGGYVRSVAHELGQLVGCGAHLSMLRRTRAGAFTLVHSIRIDELKSFSTPEIEARLPHPRTLLPEMPSVTVDEQTAGKLRNGMQVNVPDFSPALLLKIFTGPTDLLAIGRRIAGTLVQPIVVMG, from the coding sequence ATGAATGGTCTTTTAGTCGTCGATAAGCCTGCCGGGATGACTTCGCATGATGTGGTTGCGATTGTCCGGCGGGCAACAGGAGAACGGTCGATCGGACATCTGGGAACTTTGGATCCGATGGCGACCGGGGTTTTGCCTCTCCTCATGGGAAAATATACCCGGCTGGCGCAGTTTTTTGGTTCGTCAGAGAAGTGCTATGAAGGACGAATCCGGTTTGGTTATGCGACCGATACCTTCGATGCCGAGGGGACGCCGACATCGCCGTCAAAGCCGCTGCTGATGTCGCTGGAGCAGATCCGAAAGCTGACAGAACAGTTTCACGGCGAGATCGACCAGGTCCCCCCGATCTATTCAGCGAAGAAGATTCAGGGTGTTCCTGCGCACAAACTGGCACGCGCTGGGATGGATGTTCCGGTCAAGTCGGCACGCATCACCATTCATGGTTTTCAGCTGCGCTCGCTGCAAGGCGAGGAGGTGGACTTCTTCATTCATGTTTCGGCGGGTGGATATGTGCGCTCCGTTGCGCACGAGCTTGGACAGCTCGTTGGCTGCGGGGCACACCTCTCGATGCTGCGTCGTACCCGCGCAGGAGCGTTCACGCTAGTCCACTCCATTAGAATCGATGAATTAAAGTCGTTCAGCACACCTGAGATTGAAGCTCGTCTGCCGCATCCACGCACACTATTACCGGAGATGCCGAGCGTTACGGTGGATGAGCAGACCGCAGGTAAGCTGCGCAATGGGATGCAGGTGAACGTGCCTGACTTTTCCCCGGCCCTGTTGCTGAAGATTTTTACGGGACCGACCGATCTGTTGGCGATCGGCCGTCGAATTGCCGGGACCCTGGTTCAACCTATTGTCGTGATGGGGTAG
- a CDS encoding ABC transporter permease produces the protein MASLSYSSAIKIASRELHFSRGKFFFVVLSVAIGVAALTGVRGFSSSFRAALLDRARSIMAADLSARMFQQPTPAEQKGLDAIAAEGVQITPVTEMLSMASSSKTLDPLLVSLKAVDPQAYPFYGEVELSPKGKLKDVLKDDTVVVADDLLVRLHMNACDSLKIGNRIFRIAAIVVNEPDRLSGNFAAGPRVFISRAGLDASGLLAPGSHAGQRFLFKVPKPSDGTPISEKEVANLKERLEELLPESQVIDYRETNPALTQGLDRATSLLSLMSLVALVLGAVGVAMAMRAHLEQRLDTIAIMKSLGAGSREIIRIYLIQTLLLGLLGGGLGVALGGFVQMAFPYFLGKLLGVPTSVHLQLRTVLTGFGVGILTTLLFTLPPLLDIRSVRPILILRRAVDESFDPFLIALRRKFVKNLSQIGAVALILIGLAAIAATLSDSATVGQVFAVGLVAVLAVLLLACAGLLVGLRKFLSKTRLSLPSVLRHGLANLYRPGNPSAALLAAVGLGVMQIMSVFLVQQAVVKELHLSSAPNLPNVFLIDITSSEIEGVRQLLKSQSSVTADPELLPVVSSRIIAIDGVPATKATLKNFPKRMLQSISLTSFKTAPAGTTVVDGEWWSAQENQPVVAIAKRQAERLGVHVGSKVTFAAQDSEFVATVIALTKSDGQHTYSRAEFILPPVILKDLPVVWYGGVHAVPNRVGELQRALYQTYPTITVINVAQALETVRSVVIQITYVIQFLAAFSIFAGIVILASAVAGTRYRRIREVVVLKTLGATRVRIASVFSIEFAVLGAIAGIVGIGFANVIARVLLKRMSVTYHFHWGWTVIALLATVIVTIATGWSASFRVLGQKPLEVLREE, from the coding sequence ATGGCTTCGCTCTCCTATAGTTCTGCCATCAAGATTGCAAGCCGCGAGCTTCATTTCTCGCGGGGAAAGTTTTTCTTTGTCGTTCTCTCTGTGGCTATAGGAGTGGCGGCTCTTACGGGTGTGCGTGGCTTTTCTTCTTCCTTCCGGGCTGCACTTCTGGACCGCGCTCGCTCGATTATGGCGGCGGATCTGTCTGCGCGGATGTTTCAGCAGCCCACGCCCGCAGAGCAAAAGGGGCTGGACGCGATCGCCGCTGAGGGTGTTCAGATAACGCCAGTGACCGAAATGCTCTCGATGGCGAGCTCGTCGAAGACACTCGATCCATTACTGGTTTCTCTGAAGGCCGTCGACCCGCAGGCGTATCCGTTCTATGGAGAAGTCGAGCTTTCGCCGAAAGGGAAGCTGAAGGATGTCCTGAAGGACGACACTGTCGTGGTTGCAGACGACCTCCTGGTAAGGCTGCATATGAATGCGTGCGATTCGCTGAAGATCGGAAATCGCATCTTCCGGATTGCCGCAATAGTCGTAAACGAACCTGATCGCCTCTCGGGTAACTTTGCTGCTGGGCCGAGGGTCTTTATTTCACGCGCGGGACTGGATGCGAGTGGGCTGCTTGCTCCTGGAAGCCATGCGGGGCAGAGATTCCTCTTCAAGGTTCCGAAGCCCAGCGATGGAACGCCGATCTCCGAGAAGGAGGTTGCGAACCTGAAGGAGAGACTGGAAGAGCTGCTTCCCGAATCACAAGTGATCGATTACCGAGAGACCAACCCTGCATTGACACAGGGGCTCGATCGAGCCACCAGCTTGCTCTCGTTGATGAGCCTGGTTGCGTTGGTACTGGGAGCGGTGGGTGTCGCGATGGCCATGCGGGCTCATCTGGAACAGAGGCTCGACACAATCGCCATTATGAAGTCGCTTGGCGCGGGCTCCCGGGAGATTATTCGGATCTACCTGATCCAAACTCTGCTCTTAGGCCTGTTGGGAGGTGGCCTTGGCGTAGCTCTCGGCGGATTTGTACAGATGGCCTTTCCTTATTTTCTCGGGAAGCTGTTGGGTGTTCCAACCTCGGTCCATCTCCAGCTTCGTACGGTTTTGACGGGTTTTGGCGTTGGAATTCTGACAACGCTTCTCTTTACCTTACCGCCGCTATTGGATATCCGTTCCGTCCGCCCCATTCTGATTCTGAGGCGTGCAGTCGATGAGAGTTTCGATCCCTTCTTGATTGCGTTGCGCCGCAAATTCGTGAAGAACCTGTCTCAGATTGGAGCGGTTGCGCTCATCTTGATTGGATTGGCGGCGATTGCAGCGACGCTGTCTGATTCGGCGACCGTGGGACAGGTCTTTGCTGTTGGCCTCGTTGCTGTACTTGCTGTGCTGCTTCTCGCTTGTGCCGGGCTCCTCGTAGGTCTCCGCAAATTTCTCAGCAAAACTCGCCTTAGTCTGCCGTCGGTCCTCAGGCATGGGCTCGCGAACTTGTATCGGCCGGGCAATCCATCAGCGGCTTTGCTCGCAGCAGTTGGGCTTGGAGTGATGCAGATTATGTCTGTCTTTTTGGTGCAGCAGGCAGTTGTAAAGGAACTTCATCTGTCGAGTGCGCCGAATCTGCCCAATGTCTTCCTGATCGACATCACATCGAGCGAGATAGAGGGTGTTCGCCAATTACTGAAATCGCAGTCCAGCGTGACCGCTGATCCGGAGCTCCTTCCCGTTGTGTCGTCGCGAATTATTGCAATCGATGGAGTCCCGGCAACGAAGGCCACACTTAAAAACTTTCCGAAAAGGATGCTGCAGTCCATCTCGCTGACTTCATTTAAAACCGCTCCTGCCGGAACAACAGTCGTCGATGGCGAGTGGTGGTCTGCGCAGGAAAACCAACCCGTTGTTGCTATCGCGAAACGTCAGGCGGAACGATTAGGGGTTCATGTCGGCTCGAAGGTAACGTTTGCTGCGCAAGACTCAGAGTTTGTTGCGACAGTCATTGCCTTAACGAAGTCAGATGGACAACATACCTATTCTCGTGCCGAGTTCATACTGCCCCCGGTGATCCTGAAGGACCTGCCGGTTGTCTGGTACGGCGGGGTTCATGCCGTACCGAATCGCGTTGGCGAACTCCAGAGAGCGCTCTATCAGACGTATCCGACCATCACGGTGATCAACGTCGCGCAGGCATTGGAGACGGTGCGTTCTGTTGTGATTCAGATCACATATGTCATCCAGTTCCTAGCGGCATTCAGCATCTTTGCTGGGATTGTGATCCTGGCAAGCGCCGTTGCCGGTACACGTTATCGCAGAATACGCGAGGTCGTCGTTTTGAAGACTCTGGGAGCGACCCGGGTGCGGATTGCTTCGGTATTTTCTATTGAGTTCGCCGTTTTGGGAGCAATTGCCGGGATCGTGGGAATCGGGTTCGCAAATGTGATCGCACGAGTGTTATTGAAGCGAATGTCGGTGACGTACCACTTTCATTGGGGGTGGACCGTGATAGCGCTCTTGGCGACCGTAATTGTGACTATCGCAACCGGGTGGTCAGCAAGTTTTCGTGTGCTTGGGCAAAAGCCTCTGGAAGTGTTGCGAGAAGAGTAA